A window of the Hippoglossus stenolepis isolate QCI-W04-F060 chromosome 8, HSTE1.2, whole genome shotgun sequence genome harbors these coding sequences:
- the taf2 gene encoding transcription initiation factor TFIID subunit 2 isoform X1: MNRKKDKGFESPRPFKLTHQMVCINNINFQRKSVIGYVELTIFPTVVNLNRIKLNSKQCRIYRVRVNELEAPFIYNDPTLEVCHHESKQRNLNYFSSAYTAAVSAVDPDAGHGELVIKVPSELWKQGDDLKVLKVYIEFSLDQPKGGLHFVVPDVEGTMAERGAHVFSFGYQNSTRFWFPCVDSYSELCTWKLEFTVDASMVAVSCGDLVETMYTNDMRKKTYHYVLPIPTASPNISLAVGPFEILVDPYMHEVTHFCLPQLLPLLKHSMSYLHEIFEFYEEILTCRYPYSCFKTVFVDEPYVQVSSYASMSIFSTNLLHSAMIIDQTPQTRRCLAQALAQQFFGCFISRMSWADEWVLKGISGYIYGLYLKKTFGVNEYRHWIKEELDRIVDYELKMGGVLLHPTFSGGKEKDNPTPHLHFSIKHPHTLSWEYYKMFQCKAHLVMRLIENRISMEFMLQVFNKLLSLASTASSQKYQSHMWSQMLLSTHAFLKSISNVSGKDIGPLIKQWVDQSAVVKFFGSFAFNRKRNVLELEIRQDYTSSGTQKYVGPIKVTVQELDGSFKHTLQIEENSLKHDIPCHSKSRRVKFLLVLCDSLPRNKKKKIPLVNGEEVDMDLSAMDADSPLLWIRIDPDMSILRKVEFEQADFMWQYQLRYERDVVAQEESILALEKFPTPASRLALTDILEQEQCFYKVRMQACFCLARIANSMVSTWQGPPAMKSLFTRMFCCKSCTNIVKTNSFISFQSYFLQKTMPVAMALLRDVQNLCPKDVLNFILDLIKYNDNRKNKFSDNYYRAQLIEALTNSLTPAISINNEVRTVDNLNADVRLILEEITRFLNMEKLLPSFRNTITVSCLRAIRELQKNGHIPSDPSLFKSYAEFGHFVDVRVAALEALVDYTRVERSAADLQWLLAMVQNDPTHYVRHKVLSMLGKNPPFTKTSDSPLCNEALVDQLWKLMNSGTSHDWRLRCDAVNLYYALFGLTRPSCLPLPELGLVLNLKEKKAVLNPTIKPELGVSGGMETPASIGIHGVGMCYTAVDEEPDPISLGVCGVGQPPLGLKRKAETPLGSPPEPGQVLQQQEDEGRAGRYKIRVKDLSFPPKFNTMEEEDIDMETVHDSQAFIHQHLNLMERPSTPGKEPLSVEQSMLSMPATPVPSFTKETTSTSSKHGSEHSHHHHHHHHHHEHKKKKKKHKHKHKHKHKHESKEKERERDNSHVYSNSPASGRSLRSPSLSD, encoded by the exons ATGAACAGGAAGAAGGATAAAGGGTTTGAGAGCCCGCGACCATTCAAATT gACCCATCAGATGGTGTGTATCAACAACATCAACTTCCAGAGGAAATCTGTCATC GGCTATGTCGAGCTGACCATCTTCCCCACTGTGGTCAACCTGAACAGGATCAAGCTCAACAGTAAACAGTGCCGCATTTACAGGGTCCGAGTCAATGAACTTGAAGCCCCGTTCATTTACAATGACCCCACACTGGAGGTGTGCCACCATGAGTCCAAGCA GAGGAACCTCAACTATTTCTCTAGTGcttacacagcagcagtgagtgcTGTGGACCCGGATGCAGGACACGGGGAGCTGGTCATCAAGGTGCCCTCTGAACTCTGGAAACAAGGAGATG ATTTGAAAGTTTTAAAGGTGTACATAGAATTCTCACTGGACCAGCCAAAAGGAGGTCTCCACTTCGTTGTTCCTGATGTGGAGGGCACcatggcagagagaggagctcaTGTGTTTTCCTTTGGATACCAGAACTCCACCAG ATTCTGGTTCCCCTGCGTGGACTCCTACTCAGAGCTGTGTACGTGGAAGCTGGAGTTCACTGTTGATGCTTCCATGGTGGCAGTGTCCTGTGGTGATCTGGTGGAGACCATGTACACCAATGACATGAGGAAGAAGACTTATCACTATGTCCTCCCCATTCCCACGGCATCCCCTAACATCTCCCTGGCTGTGGGGCCCTTTGAAATCCTTGTGGACCCCTACATGCACGAG GTGACCCACTTCTGTCTGCCGCAGCTGTTGCCACTGCTCAAACACTCCATGTCATACCTGCATGAGATTTTTGAGTTCTATGAAGAGATCCTGACGTGCCGTTACCCTTATTCCTGCTTCAAGACTGTGTTTGTGGATGAACCCTATGTGCAAGTGTCCTCTTATGCATCCATGAGCATCTTTAG TACCAACCTGCTTCACAGTGCTATGATCATAGACCAGACCCCACAGACTCGTCGTTGTCTGGCCCAGGCCTTGGCTCAGCAGTTCTTTGGTTGTTTCATCTCCAGGATGTCATG GGCTGATGAGTGGGTGTTGAAGGGAATCTCAGGCTACATCTACGGCCTCTACCTGAAGAAAACCTTTGGAGTCAATGAGTATCGACACTGGATAAAAGAG GAGCTGGACAGGATTGTGGACTATGAACTAAAGATGGGAGGGGTCCTGTTGCACCCAACCTTCAGTGGaggcaaagagaaagacaa tcCAACTCCACACCTTCACTTCTCCATCAAGCACCCCCACACGTTGTCCTGGGAATACTACAAGATGTTCCAGTGTAAAGCCCACCTGGTGATGAGGTTGATAGAGAACAGGATCAGCATGGAGTTCATGTTGCAG GTTTTCAACAAGCTCCTGAGTTTGGCCAGTACGGCCTCATCCCAGAAGTATCAGAGTCACATGTGGAGCCAGATGCTTCTGTCTACTCACGCTTTCCTCAAATCCATCTCCAATGTCTCTGGCAAAGACATAGGCCCGCTGATCAAACAATGGGT AGACCAGAGTGCTGTGGTGAAATTCTTTGGAAGTTTTGCCTTTAACAGGAAGAGGAACGTGTTAGAGCTGGAGATCCGTCAGGACTACACATCATCTGGAACTCAGAAATATGTG GGTCCCATCAAGGTGACAGTGCAGGAGCTGGATGGgtccttcaaacacacactgcagatagAGGAAAACAGCCTCAAACATGACATCCCCTGCCACTCCAAGAGCAGACG TGTTAAGTTTTTGTTAGTTTTGTGTGATTCTCTTCccagaaacaagaaaaagaagatcCCTCTGGTGAATGGAGAGGAGGTGGACATGGATTTGTCAGCTATGGA cgctgactctcctctcctctggatcCGGATTGACCCCGACATGTCCATTCTGCGGAAGGTGGAGTTTGAGCAGGCTGACTTCATGTGGCAGTATCAGCTGCGCTATGAGAGGGATGTAGTTGCACAG GAGGAGTCTATCTTGGCGCTGGAGAAGTTCCCAACTCCTGCCTCCAGACTGGCTTTGACTGACATCTTAGAGCAAGAACAGTGTTTCTACAAAGTCCGCATGCAGGCCTGCTTCTGTTTGGCCAGG ATAGCCAATTCTATGGTGAGCACATGGCAGGGCCCACCCGCTATGAAGTCCCTGTTCACCAGAATGTTCTGCTGTAAGAGTTGCACCAACATTGTCAAGACCAACAGCTTCATCAGCTTCCAGAGCTACTTCCTACAAAAG ACGATGCCTGTTGCCATGGCACTACTCAGAGATGTTCAGAACCTCTGTCCCAAAGATGTCCTCAACTTTATACTTGACCTCATCAAGTATAacgacaacagaaaaaacaaa TTCTCGGACAACTACTATCGGGCACAATTGATTGAAGCACTGACCAACTCTCTGACCCCAGCCATCAGCATCAACAATGAGGTGCGGACAGTGGACAATTTAAATGCTGACGTCCGTCTCATCTTGGAGGAGATCACCCGATTCCTTAATATGGAAAAACTGCTCCCCAGCTTCAGGAACACCATCACTGTCAG TTGTCTGAGAGCAATTCGGGAGCTTCAGAAGAACGGCCATATTCCCAGCGACCCATCACTGTTCAAGTCCTACGCTGAGTTTGGACATTTTGTAGATGTTCGCGTCGCTGCCTTGGAGGCTCTGGTGGACTATACAAGAG TGGAAAGAAGTGCAGCAGACCTGCAGTGGCTGCTCGCCATGGTCCAGAACGACCCAACTCATTATGTCAG ACATAAGGTCCTGAGCATGCTCGGTAAGAATCCACCTTTCACAAAGACATCAGACTCCCCTCTGTGCAATGAAGCACTGGTTGACCAACTGTGGAAGCTCATGAACTCAG gtACCTCGCATGACTGGCGGCTACGCTGCGACGCAGTGAACCTCTACTACGCATTGTTTGGTCTGACCCGTCCTTCGTGTCTGCCACTGCCAGAGTTGGGCCTCGTGCTCAacctgaaggagaagaaagccGTGCTCAACCCGACCATCAAGCCTGAGCTGGGGGTCAGTGGTGGTATGGAGACACCTGCCAGTATAGGTATCCATGGAGTTGGCATGTGTTACACAGCT GTTGACGAAGAGCCGGATCCTATTTCATTGGGGGTGTGTGGGGTGGGTCAGCCACCTCTCGGCCTGAAGAGGAAGGCTGAGACCCCGCTGGGCTCCCCCCCAGAGCCGGGACAggtactgcagcagcaggaagacgAAGGCAGGGCAGGGCGCTACAAGATCAGAGTAAAGGATCTTTCCTTTCCCCCAAAA TTTAACACCATGGAAGAAGAAGATATCGATATGGAGACTGTTCATGATAGTCAGGCCTTCATCCACCAACATCTTAATCTGATGGAAAGACCCTCTacaccag gTAAAGAGCCGCTGTCAGTCGAACAGTCCATGCTCTCCATGCCCGCCACGCCAGTGCCCTCCTTCACCAAAGAGACCACCTCCACCTCGTCTAAACACGGCAGCGAGCACagccaccaccatcaccaccaccaccaccaccacgagcacaagaagaagaagaagaagcacaagcacaaacacaagcacaagcACAAACATGAAAGCAAGGAGAAGGAACGAGAGCGGGACAACTCACACGTTTACAGCAACAGCCCAGCCAGCGGCAGATCCCTGCGCTCGCCATCTCTGTCCGACTAA
- the taf2 gene encoding transcription initiation factor TFIID subunit 2 isoform X2, translated as MNRKKDKGFESPRPFKLTHQMVCINNINFQRKSVIGYVELTIFPTVVNLNRIKLNSKQCRIYRVRVNELEAPFIYNDPTLEVCHHESKQRNLNYFSSAYTAAVSAVDPDAGHGELVIKVPSELWKQGDDLKVLKVYIEFSLDQPKGGLHFVVPDVEGTMAERGAHVFSFGYQNSTRFWFPCVDSYSELCTWKLEFTVDASMVAVSCGDLVETMYTNDMRKKTYHYVLPIPTASPNISLAVGPFEILVDPYMHEVTHFCLPQLLPLLKHSMSYLHEIFEFYEEILTCRYPYSCFKTVFVDEPYVQVSSYASMSIFSTNLLHSAMIIDQTPQTRRCLAQALAQQFFGCFISRMSWADEWVLKGISGYIYGLYLKKTFGVNEYRHWIKEELDRIVDYELKMGGVLLHPTFSGGKEKDNPTPHLHFSIKHPHTLSWEYYKMFQCKAHLVMRLIENRISMEFMLQVFNKLLSLASTASSQKYQSHMWSQMLLSTHAFLKSISNVSGKDIGPLIKQWVDQSAVVKFFGSFAFNRKRNVLELEIRQDYTSSGTQKYVGPIKVTVQELDGSFKHTLQIEENSLKHDIPCHSKSRRNKKKKIPLVNGEEVDMDLSAMDADSPLLWIRIDPDMSILRKVEFEQADFMWQYQLRYERDVVAQEESILALEKFPTPASRLALTDILEQEQCFYKVRMQACFCLARIANSMVSTWQGPPAMKSLFTRMFCCKSCTNIVKTNSFISFQSYFLQKTMPVAMALLRDVQNLCPKDVLNFILDLIKYNDNRKNKFSDNYYRAQLIEALTNSLTPAISINNEVRTVDNLNADVRLILEEITRFLNMEKLLPSFRNTITVSCLRAIRELQKNGHIPSDPSLFKSYAEFGHFVDVRVAALEALVDYTRVERSAADLQWLLAMVQNDPTHYVRHKVLSMLGKNPPFTKTSDSPLCNEALVDQLWKLMNSGTSHDWRLRCDAVNLYYALFGLTRPSCLPLPELGLVLNLKEKKAVLNPTIKPELGVSGGMETPASIGIHGVGMCYTAVDEEPDPISLGVCGVGQPPLGLKRKAETPLGSPPEPGQVLQQQEDEGRAGRYKIRVKDLSFPPKFNTMEEEDIDMETVHDSQAFIHQHLNLMERPSTPGKEPLSVEQSMLSMPATPVPSFTKETTSTSSKHGSEHSHHHHHHHHHHEHKKKKKKHKHKHKHKHKHESKEKERERDNSHVYSNSPASGRSLRSPSLSD; from the exons ATGAACAGGAAGAAGGATAAAGGGTTTGAGAGCCCGCGACCATTCAAATT gACCCATCAGATGGTGTGTATCAACAACATCAACTTCCAGAGGAAATCTGTCATC GGCTATGTCGAGCTGACCATCTTCCCCACTGTGGTCAACCTGAACAGGATCAAGCTCAACAGTAAACAGTGCCGCATTTACAGGGTCCGAGTCAATGAACTTGAAGCCCCGTTCATTTACAATGACCCCACACTGGAGGTGTGCCACCATGAGTCCAAGCA GAGGAACCTCAACTATTTCTCTAGTGcttacacagcagcagtgagtgcTGTGGACCCGGATGCAGGACACGGGGAGCTGGTCATCAAGGTGCCCTCTGAACTCTGGAAACAAGGAGATG ATTTGAAAGTTTTAAAGGTGTACATAGAATTCTCACTGGACCAGCCAAAAGGAGGTCTCCACTTCGTTGTTCCTGATGTGGAGGGCACcatggcagagagaggagctcaTGTGTTTTCCTTTGGATACCAGAACTCCACCAG ATTCTGGTTCCCCTGCGTGGACTCCTACTCAGAGCTGTGTACGTGGAAGCTGGAGTTCACTGTTGATGCTTCCATGGTGGCAGTGTCCTGTGGTGATCTGGTGGAGACCATGTACACCAATGACATGAGGAAGAAGACTTATCACTATGTCCTCCCCATTCCCACGGCATCCCCTAACATCTCCCTGGCTGTGGGGCCCTTTGAAATCCTTGTGGACCCCTACATGCACGAG GTGACCCACTTCTGTCTGCCGCAGCTGTTGCCACTGCTCAAACACTCCATGTCATACCTGCATGAGATTTTTGAGTTCTATGAAGAGATCCTGACGTGCCGTTACCCTTATTCCTGCTTCAAGACTGTGTTTGTGGATGAACCCTATGTGCAAGTGTCCTCTTATGCATCCATGAGCATCTTTAG TACCAACCTGCTTCACAGTGCTATGATCATAGACCAGACCCCACAGACTCGTCGTTGTCTGGCCCAGGCCTTGGCTCAGCAGTTCTTTGGTTGTTTCATCTCCAGGATGTCATG GGCTGATGAGTGGGTGTTGAAGGGAATCTCAGGCTACATCTACGGCCTCTACCTGAAGAAAACCTTTGGAGTCAATGAGTATCGACACTGGATAAAAGAG GAGCTGGACAGGATTGTGGACTATGAACTAAAGATGGGAGGGGTCCTGTTGCACCCAACCTTCAGTGGaggcaaagagaaagacaa tcCAACTCCACACCTTCACTTCTCCATCAAGCACCCCCACACGTTGTCCTGGGAATACTACAAGATGTTCCAGTGTAAAGCCCACCTGGTGATGAGGTTGATAGAGAACAGGATCAGCATGGAGTTCATGTTGCAG GTTTTCAACAAGCTCCTGAGTTTGGCCAGTACGGCCTCATCCCAGAAGTATCAGAGTCACATGTGGAGCCAGATGCTTCTGTCTACTCACGCTTTCCTCAAATCCATCTCCAATGTCTCTGGCAAAGACATAGGCCCGCTGATCAAACAATGGGT AGACCAGAGTGCTGTGGTGAAATTCTTTGGAAGTTTTGCCTTTAACAGGAAGAGGAACGTGTTAGAGCTGGAGATCCGTCAGGACTACACATCATCTGGAACTCAGAAATATGTG GGTCCCATCAAGGTGACAGTGCAGGAGCTGGATGGgtccttcaaacacacactgcagatagAGGAAAACAGCCTCAAACATGACATCCCCTGCCACTCCAAGAGCAGACG aaacaagaaaaagaagatcCCTCTGGTGAATGGAGAGGAGGTGGACATGGATTTGTCAGCTATGGA cgctgactctcctctcctctggatcCGGATTGACCCCGACATGTCCATTCTGCGGAAGGTGGAGTTTGAGCAGGCTGACTTCATGTGGCAGTATCAGCTGCGCTATGAGAGGGATGTAGTTGCACAG GAGGAGTCTATCTTGGCGCTGGAGAAGTTCCCAACTCCTGCCTCCAGACTGGCTTTGACTGACATCTTAGAGCAAGAACAGTGTTTCTACAAAGTCCGCATGCAGGCCTGCTTCTGTTTGGCCAGG ATAGCCAATTCTATGGTGAGCACATGGCAGGGCCCACCCGCTATGAAGTCCCTGTTCACCAGAATGTTCTGCTGTAAGAGTTGCACCAACATTGTCAAGACCAACAGCTTCATCAGCTTCCAGAGCTACTTCCTACAAAAG ACGATGCCTGTTGCCATGGCACTACTCAGAGATGTTCAGAACCTCTGTCCCAAAGATGTCCTCAACTTTATACTTGACCTCATCAAGTATAacgacaacagaaaaaacaaa TTCTCGGACAACTACTATCGGGCACAATTGATTGAAGCACTGACCAACTCTCTGACCCCAGCCATCAGCATCAACAATGAGGTGCGGACAGTGGACAATTTAAATGCTGACGTCCGTCTCATCTTGGAGGAGATCACCCGATTCCTTAATATGGAAAAACTGCTCCCCAGCTTCAGGAACACCATCACTGTCAG TTGTCTGAGAGCAATTCGGGAGCTTCAGAAGAACGGCCATATTCCCAGCGACCCATCACTGTTCAAGTCCTACGCTGAGTTTGGACATTTTGTAGATGTTCGCGTCGCTGCCTTGGAGGCTCTGGTGGACTATACAAGAG TGGAAAGAAGTGCAGCAGACCTGCAGTGGCTGCTCGCCATGGTCCAGAACGACCCAACTCATTATGTCAG ACATAAGGTCCTGAGCATGCTCGGTAAGAATCCACCTTTCACAAAGACATCAGACTCCCCTCTGTGCAATGAAGCACTGGTTGACCAACTGTGGAAGCTCATGAACTCAG gtACCTCGCATGACTGGCGGCTACGCTGCGACGCAGTGAACCTCTACTACGCATTGTTTGGTCTGACCCGTCCTTCGTGTCTGCCACTGCCAGAGTTGGGCCTCGTGCTCAacctgaaggagaagaaagccGTGCTCAACCCGACCATCAAGCCTGAGCTGGGGGTCAGTGGTGGTATGGAGACACCTGCCAGTATAGGTATCCATGGAGTTGGCATGTGTTACACAGCT GTTGACGAAGAGCCGGATCCTATTTCATTGGGGGTGTGTGGGGTGGGTCAGCCACCTCTCGGCCTGAAGAGGAAGGCTGAGACCCCGCTGGGCTCCCCCCCAGAGCCGGGACAggtactgcagcagcaggaagacgAAGGCAGGGCAGGGCGCTACAAGATCAGAGTAAAGGATCTTTCCTTTCCCCCAAAA TTTAACACCATGGAAGAAGAAGATATCGATATGGAGACTGTTCATGATAGTCAGGCCTTCATCCACCAACATCTTAATCTGATGGAAAGACCCTCTacaccag gTAAAGAGCCGCTGTCAGTCGAACAGTCCATGCTCTCCATGCCCGCCACGCCAGTGCCCTCCTTCACCAAAGAGACCACCTCCACCTCGTCTAAACACGGCAGCGAGCACagccaccaccatcaccaccaccaccaccaccacgagcacaagaagaagaagaagaagcacaagcacaaacacaagcacaagcACAAACATGAAAGCAAGGAGAAGGAACGAGAGCGGGACAACTCACACGTTTACAGCAACAGCCCAGCCAGCGGCAGATCCCTGCGCTCGCCATCTCTGTCCGACTAA